In a single window of the Magnolia sinica isolate HGM2019 chromosome 7, MsV1, whole genome shotgun sequence genome:
- the LOC131250766 gene encoding anaphase-promoting complex subunit 11-like, whose translation RQFFIFYFVFPLNYRWHAVASWTWDAQDETCGICRMAFDGCCPDCKFPGDDCPLIWGACNHAFHLHCILKWVNSQTPQAHCPMCRRDWQFKG comes from the exons AggcaattttttatattttattttgttttcccTCTAAACTACAGATGGCATGCTGTAGCTTCCTGGACATGGGATGCACAAGACGAAACATGTGGGATTTGTAGAATGGCATTTGATGGTTGCTGTCCTGATTGCAAATTTCCAGGCGATGATTGTCCACTAA TTTGGGGCGCATGTAACCACGCGTTCCATCTTCACTGCATCTTGAAATGGGTGAACTCACAGACCCCTCAAGCACATTGCCCCATGTGCCGTAGGGATTGGCAATTTAAAGGATGA